GTCAGGGAGCGTGTGGTAGCCGAGTGGGGTGCCGTCAACGTCTTCAGTGAGGTCGTCATCTGAGCCGGGCTTTCCGCTCCGCGGTGTGGAATCGGTCGGCCGGAAAAACCAACGGTGCGGGCGACGCACTCGTGAAAGCGCGCATCCGATGCACGCCTGGTTGAGAACGTTGCAATATTCCGGAGGCGGCAGGCGCTCAGGTCGTCCGCAGCGGTCCCGCGGGGTCAAACGTTCGGATCGGGTCGGCGTGGCGAGCCACGACCTTCCACGTACCGTCTTCGCGTCGGTATGTGGTCGTTACGCGGAGCTCGAACGGCTCGACCTTCTCGCGGTCACCGAGGCGGGTCGTCCATCGCTCGATCTCGAGCATGGTTATGAGATCGCCGCCCTCGTACCTCGCGATCTCTTCGACGTCGCGGCACGTCCCGTCGCGGAATCGCGAGGACGCGAAGTCGAGCGCTTCGGAGACTTTTTTCCATCCGCGCGCGACGGGGCCGAACGGGTTCGCGAGTGTGATGTCGTCCCTGGTCGAGCACAGTGCCTTCCAGGGCTCCGGGAGCCCTCGGGCGAACTGGTCGAG
This genomic interval from Gemmatimonadaceae bacterium contains the following:
- a CDS encoding DUF4440 domain-containing protein produces the protein MDFQTVLEQQHNALDQFARGLPEPWKALCSTRDDITLANPFGPVARGWKKVSEALDFASSRFRDGTCRDVEEIARYEGGDLITMLEIERWTTRLGDREKVEPFELRVTTTYRREDGTWKVVARHADPIRTFDPAGPLRTT